A part of Dasypus novemcinctus isolate mDasNov1 chromosome 5, mDasNov1.1.hap2, whole genome shotgun sequence genomic DNA contains:
- the LRRC17 gene encoding leucine-rich repeat-containing protein 17, which produces MRVVTIVILLFFCKAAELRKATPGGARGRANHGRASGGRRGSNLVKRYAPGLPCEVYTYLHEKYLDCQERKLVYVLPGWPHDLLHMLLARNKIRILKNNMFSKFKKLKSLDLQQNEISKIESEAFFGLSKLTTLLLQHNKIKVLTEEVFIYTPLLSYLRLYDNPWRCACEIETLVSMLQIPRNRNLGNYAKCESPQELKNTKLRQIKSEQLCQEGEKEQLDPKPQVSGRPPVFKPEVDSTLCHNYVFPIQTLDCKRKELKKVPKNIPPDIVKLDLSHNKISQLRPKEFEDVHELRKLNLSSNGIEFIDPAAFSGLTHLEELDLSNNSLQNFDYGVLEDLYFLKLLWLRDNPWRCDYNIHYLYYWLKHHYNVHYNGLECKMPEEYKGWFVGKYVRSYYEECPKDKLPAYPETFDQDTEDDEWEKIHRDHTAKKQSVRITIVG; this is translated from the exons ATGCGTGTGGTAACCATTGTAATCCTGCTCTTCTTTTGTAAAGCCGCTGAGCTCCGCAAGGCAACCCCCGGGGGTGCCCGAGGCCGAGCGAATCATGGCAGGGCCAGTGGGGGCCGGAGAGGCTCGAACCTGGTCAAACGTTACGCGCCGGGCCTCCCCTGTGAAGTTTACACTTATCTCCACGAGAAATACTTAGATTGTCAAGAAAGAAAACTAGTTTATGTGCTTCCTGGCTGGCCTCACGATTTGCTGCACATGCTGTTAGCAAGAAACAAGATCCGCATATTGAAGAACAATATGTTTTCCAAGTTTAAAAAGCTGAAAAGCCTGGATCTGCAACAGAATGAGATCTCCAAAATTGAGAGTGAGGCTTTCTTTGGTTTAAGCAAACTTACTACCCTCTTACTGCAGCACAACAAGATCAAAGTCTTGACAGAAGAGGTGTTCATTTACACTCCTCTCCTGAGCTACCTGCGTCTTTATGACAACCCCTGGCGCTGTGCTTGTGAGATTGAAACGCTCGTTTCAATGTTGCAGATTCCAAGGAACCGGAATTTGGGGAACTATGCCAAATGTGAAAGCCCACAAGAACTAAAAAATACAAAACTGCGGCAGATAAAATCTGAACAGTTATgccaggaaggagaaaaggaacaACTTGACCCAAAACCTCAAGTGTCAGGGAGACCCCCAGTCTTCAAGCCTGAGGTGGACTCTACTCTTTGCCACAACTATGTGTTTCCCATACAAACGCTGGACTGCAAAAGAAAAG agttgAAGAAAGTTCCAAAAAACATCCCTCCAGATATTGTTAAACTTGACTTATCACATAATAAAATCAGCCAACTTCGACCCAAGGAATTTGAAGATGTTCATGAGTTAAGGAAATTAAATCTCAGCAGCAACGGCATTGAATTCATAGATCCTG CTGCTTTTTCAGGGCTCACTCACTTAGAAGAGTTAGATTTATCAAACAACAGTCTGCAAAACTTTGACTATGGAGTACTAGAAGACTTGTATTTTTTGAAGCTTTTGTGGCTCAGAGATAACCCCTGGAGATGTGACTACAACATCCACTACCTCTATTATTGGCTAAAGCATCACTACAACGTCCACTACAATGGCCTGGAATGCAAAATGCCTGAAGAATACAAAGGGTGGTTTGTGGGGAAATATGTTCGGAGTTATTACGAAGAATGTCCCAAAGACAAGTTACCAGCATACCCTGAAACATTTGACCAGGATACTGAAGATGacgaatgggaaaaaatacatagGGATCACACGGCAAAGAAACAAAGTGTAAGAATCACTATAGTGGGATAA